One part of the Zymomonas mobilis subsp. pomaceae ATCC 29192 genome encodes these proteins:
- a CDS encoding lipopolysaccharide biosynthesis protein has product MTSSSSDTGNSSKKVEGDFSSSKSTDEIPSKSSEKSGLLQIIINFIQLVGGKAIGGLISIVYLLIVTRYLGATGYGVLTLLYGYSLLIGNLVAFSGFHGVVRYGAIALENKRYSFFARLVRCMAVIEGSCGIIAVIIAAILAPIIGPHLGWPPNIMTEAEIFSLAVLATVRQTPQGILQLAHRFDLIGLHQVTMPLFRLIGTLIAWLTRGGLDSFIMVWMISAVIECLAMWALAAHEWPKLSHNQPFFGAWRSVPKEQPGLIHFAIMTNFDLTLRELTPNLVPLTIGWCLGTSATGLFSLAQKASNILQQPALLLLQASYSVLAKIAARKNYRMLQHTVWRGSGLSVIVSVIFLTLIALFGRQLMVSVGGKTFDSGSLLVLLVATARAISLIATPILSGLTTISRPHHPVLITIFINIGLYPLLPWMLIHFGLYGAGIHACILESCGLFLFAILFYKTSEKLKMT; this is encoded by the coding sequence ATGACATCTAGTTCTTCTGATACAGGAAATTCTTCTAAAAAAGTAGAGGGTGATTTTTCTTCTTCTAAAAGCACAGATGAAATACCATCAAAATCGTCTGAAAAATCAGGATTACTACAGATAATTATTAATTTTATTCAGCTAGTTGGTGGAAAAGCTATCGGTGGCCTGATTAGTATTGTTTATCTTTTAATTGTAACGCGCTATCTTGGTGCAACGGGTTACGGTGTTTTAACGCTTCTTTATGGCTATAGTCTCCTTATTGGTAACTTAGTCGCTTTTTCAGGCTTTCACGGAGTTGTCCGTTACGGAGCCATTGCACTGGAAAATAAGCGCTATTCTTTTTTTGCCCGTCTTGTGCGCTGCATGGCTGTTATTGAAGGTAGCTGCGGCATTATAGCTGTTATCATTGCCGCAATTCTTGCACCGATTATTGGCCCACATCTGGGATGGCCACCCAATATTATGACAGAAGCGGAAATTTTTAGTCTCGCTGTTTTAGCTACCGTAAGACAGACCCCCCAAGGTATTTTACAGTTAGCCCATCGCTTCGATCTTATCGGATTACATCAGGTAACTATGCCGCTGTTTCGTCTTATCGGAACATTAATAGCTTGGTTAACAAGGGGCGGTTTAGATAGTTTTATCATGGTATGGATGATTTCAGCGGTTATTGAATGCCTTGCTATGTGGGCTCTAGCTGCCCATGAATGGCCCAAATTATCCCATAATCAGCCTTTCTTCGGAGCATGGCGCAGCGTTCCAAAAGAACAACCGGGTCTAATTCATTTTGCTATCATGACTAATTTTGATTTAACTTTGCGAGAATTAACGCCCAACCTTGTTCCTCTGACTATTGGTTGGTGCCTAGGCACATCCGCAACAGGACTTTTTAGCTTAGCTCAAAAAGCTAGTAATATCTTACAACAGCCCGCTCTTCTCTTATTGCAGGCCAGCTATTCTGTTTTGGCTAAGATAGCTGCGCGTAAAAATTATCGTATGTTGCAACATACGGTTTGGCGGGGATCAGGTCTTTCGGTTATCGTTTCTGTTATTTTCCTAACGCTTATTGCTTTATTTGGCCGACAGTTAATGGTTTCTGTTGGTGGAAAAACCTTTGATAGCGGGAGCCTTCTTGTCTTATTAGTTGCAACCGCGCGGGCAATCAGCCTCATTGCGACTCCGATTCTTTCGGGTTTGACAACAATCAGCCGTCCCCATCATCCGGTCTTGATTACGATTTTTATCAATATCGGTCTTTATCCCTTATTGCCTTGGATGCTTATTCATTTTGGTCTTTATGGTGCAGGTATCCATGCCTGTATTTTAGAAAGTTGCGGGTTATTTCTCTTTGCTATTTTATTTTATAAAACTTCGGAAAAACTAAAGATGACTTAA
- a CDS encoding sensor histidine kinase, with translation MFAHSPLVDLRSQPFFEDKNRAFWMLQSVGWTGYFVLRALGGLANSMGLLYIVPTALATVTGYSITLLMSVAYRRLIHATPVVTWSISIFILVAASGIFSMIEVWAHATFYRSVSMPVGIEFLGAILLDFALLIAWSALYYGINYYLMLEKHMGRIHRIEAQASAAQLAMLRYQLNPHFLFNTLNSISTLVLLKQTSRANAMLSRLSSFLRYTLANEPTAMVTLEQEVETLKLYLEIEKMRFEERLRPHFDIDPDVAQARLPSLLLQPLIENAIKYAVTPCENGADISLSARFENGHVRIDVVDSGPGVIEEDESDALEESASIKISDASRTSITTENLKTDTVKSVMTEKNHHNSGSTGVGLPNIRDRLFQAYGTEQSFQTFNRAEGGFAVVIEIPYQTEDKTVRK, from the coding sequence ATATTTGCCCATTCGCCGCTTGTCGATTTGCGATCCCAACCTTTTTTTGAAGATAAAAATCGTGCCTTTTGGATGCTGCAATCGGTCGGATGGACGGGCTATTTTGTCCTGAGAGCTTTAGGTGGTCTCGCCAATTCAATGGGGCTGCTTTATATTGTTCCGACGGCTCTTGCGACCGTAACCGGTTATTCTATTACGCTTTTAATGTCAGTTGCCTATCGTCGTTTAATTCATGCGACACCTGTTGTCACATGGAGTATTTCTATCTTCATTTTAGTGGCAGCTTCTGGCATTTTTTCAATGATAGAAGTTTGGGCTCATGCCACTTTTTATCGGTCGGTTTCTATGCCGGTAGGCATCGAGTTTTTAGGCGCTATTCTTTTGGATTTTGCGTTGCTGATTGCATGGTCGGCGCTTTATTATGGTATCAATTATTATCTTATGCTGGAAAAGCATATGGGACGGATTCACCGGATAGAAGCCCAAGCTTCGGCAGCCCAACTAGCTATGTTACGTTACCAGTTGAATCCGCATTTTTTGTTCAATACTTTAAATTCTATTTCAACTTTGGTTTTATTAAAACAAACTAGCCGCGCCAATGCGATGCTCTCTCGGTTATCCTCCTTTTTACGCTATACTTTGGCGAATGAGCCTACCGCTATGGTGACGCTGGAACAGGAAGTTGAAACGTTAAAGCTGTATCTTGAAATTGAAAAAATGCGTTTTGAAGAACGCTTACGTCCGCATTTTGATATTGATCCTGATGTTGCCCAAGCAAGGTTACCGTCTTTATTGCTTCAGCCCCTTATCGAAAATGCGATAAAATATGCTGTGACACCTTGTGAAAATGGCGCTGATATTTCGCTTTCGGCCCGTTTTGAAAATGGTCATGTGCGTATTGATGTAGTGGATAGTGGCCCCGGTGTTATTGAAGAAGATGAAAGCGACGCTTTGGAAGAGTCAGCTTCTATAAAGATTTCGGATGCCAGTAGAACCTCGATTACGACGGAAAATTTGAAAACAGATACTGTAAAATCAGTTATGACCGAGAAAAATCATCATAACTCTGGTTCAACGGGGGTAGGATTACCCAATATAAGAGACAGACTTTTTCAGGCTTATGGGACAGAACAAAGCTTTCAGACTTTTAATCGTGCTGAGGGTGGATTTGCCGTTGTTATTGAGATTCCCTATCAGACAGAAGATAAGACAGTCAGGAAATAA
- a CDS encoding glycosyltransferase, producing the protein MSFKIAYIINSVEGGGAALPIPWIGEVLKKGGADVRIFALTRRNGRALRPIQQAGLDIVVREGGEKDHLAAYLWLKKEVKSWGATHLWTSLTRATLLGQTVGHHYKLPVISWQHSARLKNINTFLLRQFQRRSAFWLGDSQQVTDLTGARLHIPPARLFCWPIFRANPDAPHAKAWQQGEVLRIGSLGRLHPCKGYDFLIETVKQFKTLVKQPFTLDIGGEGQDKDKLTAAINEAGLQDVIRLVGYVDNPQAFLANLHLYVQPSYWEGFCVAAHEAIQAGLPVIASAVGEMPHSIDNNRTGFLVPPQDKTALVKAFIKALAHPEKLSAMGKRGKEKLFQRLSPESFEKTGLEIVSAFQKL; encoded by the coding sequence ATGTCTTTTAAAATAGCCTATATCATCAATTCTGTAGAAGGCGGCGGGGCCGCCTTACCTATACCCTGGATTGGCGAAGTTCTTAAAAAGGGAGGGGCTGATGTACGTATTTTTGCTCTCACGCGTCGTAATGGTCGCGCTTTAAGGCCCATTCAACAGGCGGGTCTTGATATTGTTGTAAGGGAGGGGGGTGAAAAGGATCACTTAGCGGCCTATTTATGGCTTAAGAAAGAAGTCAAAAGCTGGGGGGCAACTCATCTTTGGACATCCCTTACACGGGCCACTTTATTAGGCCAAACGGTTGGTCATCATTACAAATTACCTGTTATTAGCTGGCAACATTCTGCCCGTCTCAAGAACATAAATACCTTTTTATTAAGGCAATTCCAACGACGTTCAGCTTTTTGGCTTGGGGATTCTCAACAGGTTACTGACTTAACAGGCGCACGATTGCATATCCCGCCCGCACGGCTTTTTTGTTGGCCTATTTTTCGGGCTAATCCCGATGCTCCACACGCTAAGGCATGGCAACAAGGCGAAGTTCTCCGTATCGGCAGTTTAGGGCGTTTGCATCCGTGCAAAGGCTATGATTTTCTTATTGAAACGGTAAAACAATTTAAAACACTGGTAAAACAGCCTTTTACGCTTGATATTGGGGGCGAAGGTCAAGATAAAGACAAACTAACCGCGGCTATAAACGAAGCGGGTTTACAGGATGTTATCCGGTTAGTCGGCTATGTTGATAATCCCCAAGCCTTTCTTGCTAATCTGCATCTTTATGTGCAGCCCTCTTATTGGGAAGGCTTTTGCGTGGCCGCTCATGAAGCTATTCAAGCTGGGTTACCCGTTATTGCGTCTGCAGTGGGTGAGATGCCACATTCCATTGACAATAACAGAACAGGCTTTCTTGTCCCCCCTCAGGATAAAACAGCCTTAGTAAAAGCTTTTATAAAGGCTTTGGCCCATCCCGAAAAATTATCCGCGATGGGAAAGAGAGGAAAGGAAAAACTCTTCCAAAGATTAAGCCCTGAAAGCTTTGAAAAAACAGGTCTGGAAATCGTATCAGCTTTCCAAAAACTGTGA
- a CDS encoding LytR/AlgR family response regulator transcription factor: MAIRTIIVDDEPLAVQGLQLRLEDYPDIQVIETCLNGREAIRAIKTHKPDLVFLDIQMPGFDGFSVLQGIMEVEPPLVVFVTAYMDHALRAFEANAVDYLMKPVETDRLADTLERVRGRLKNRRAVDEAERLKEVLAEVAPDAAENLTDLSKQPTASRYEKIINIKDRGQIFRVDVDTIERIDAAGDYMCINTGDNTLILRETMKDLERRLDPRRFQRVHRSTIVNLDLVRQVRPHTNGECFLILQSGAEVKVSRSYREVVARFVY; encoded by the coding sequence ATGGCTATTCGTACAATTATTGTTGATGATGAGCCTCTTGCCGTTCAAGGCTTGCAATTAAGGCTGGAAGACTATCCTGATATTCAGGTTATCGAGACCTGTCTTAATGGCCGTGAAGCGATCCGTGCTATTAAAACACATAAACCTGACTTGGTCTTTTTAGATATTCAGATGCCCGGTTTTGATGGTTTTTCTGTCTTGCAAGGTATCATGGAAGTAGAGCCGCCTTTAGTCGTTTTTGTCACAGCCTATATGGACCATGCTTTACGGGCTTTTGAAGCCAATGCAGTTGATTATCTGATGAAGCCTGTTGAAACCGATCGTTTGGCTGATACTTTAGAAAGGGTTCGGGGACGGCTAAAAAATCGACGTGCTGTTGATGAAGCAGAAAGATTAAAGGAAGTTCTGGCCGAGGTGGCGCCTGATGCGGCTGAAAATCTAACCGATCTAAGCAAACAACCTACTGCAAGCCGCTATGAAAAAATTATCAACATTAAAGACCGTGGTCAGATTTTTCGCGTAGATGTCGATACAATCGAACGGATCGACGCCGCTGGTGATTATATGTGCATCAATACAGGTGATAATACGCTTATTTTACGAGAAACGATGAAAGATCTCGAACGCAGATTAGACCCGCGTCGTTTCCAACGGGTGCATCGCTCTACGATTGTCAATCTTGATCTTGTGCGTCAAGTTCGTCCCCATACCAACGGCGAATGTTTTTTGATTCTGCAATCAGGTGCCGAAGTCAAAGTGAGCCGTAGTTATCGAGAAGTTGTTGCCCGGTTTGTTTATTAA
- a CDS encoding peroxiredoxin translates to MLTVGDKFPALKLPVQQGISALPNGETIDLGETNGKWKVVFFWPMDFTFVCPTEIVGYNDIKEDLSLRDAVLIGGSCDTAFVHYAWRKSDERLANADFPWIADNSKKLASALGIVNEEAGVAYRATFIVDPNNVIQHVTVNSLNVGRNPAEALRVLDALQTDDLCPCNWHKGEKVLDPTA, encoded by the coding sequence ATGCTTACGGTTGGTGATAAATTTCCTGCGTTGAAATTACCTGTTCAGCAAGGCATCTCAGCTTTGCCAAACGGTGAAACTATTGACCTTGGCGAGACGAATGGCAAGTGGAAGGTTGTCTTTTTCTGGCCGATGGACTTCACTTTTGTCTGCCCTACGGAAATTGTGGGCTATAATGACATTAAAGAAGACCTCTCTTTACGTGATGCTGTTTTGATCGGTGGTTCTTGCGACACAGCCTTTGTACATTATGCATGGCGGAAATCGGATGAACGACTGGCCAATGCTGATTTCCCCTGGATTGCCGATAATTCCAAAAAATTGGCTTCAGCCTTGGGTATTGTTAATGAAGAGGCCGGCGTGGCCTATCGTGCAACTTTCATCGTTGATCCTAATAATGTGATCCAACATGTAACGGTTAACTCTTTGAATGTGGGTCGGAATCCCGCTGAAGCGCTTCGTGTTCTTGATGCCTTACAGACCGATGACCTTTGCCCTTGCAATTGGCACAAAGGTGAAAAGGTATTAGATCCAACGGCCTAA
- a CDS encoding glucosamine inositolphosphorylceramide transferase family protein, which yields MGLRKDIWHSAIIKAPIAEIVGRGSLAGLECFWLPDAGNYRFRADPFGLWQNDKLYLFCEYFDYRYKKGAIELFIYDKSYRLLDRRIILSEPWHLSYPYLIEAEGEIWMLPEAWHSGQLTLYRAVEFPYRWEAASIINPGCIPIDATPVYYDGLWWLFYSPAWPLKFRKTRLEVAWAKTLSGPWHPHPHNPIHRGLSGSRAGGTPFIMGSKLVLPVQDCTQTYGKAIRPLYFDCLSRDKVETRLGAPLGEPSGFPYPIDGVHTLSAAGEVTLIDVKHRARSAKGALIALQYEVRKRLF from the coding sequence ATGGGTTTGCGAAAAGATATATGGCATTCGGCAATCATCAAGGCACCAATAGCTGAAATTGTAGGCCGTGGTTCTCTAGCAGGTCTTGAATGTTTTTGGTTACCCGATGCTGGTAATTATCGTTTTCGTGCCGATCCTTTTGGTCTATGGCAAAATGATAAATTATATCTTTTCTGTGAATATTTTGACTATCGCTACAAGAAGGGAGCGATCGAGCTTTTCATCTACGATAAAAGTTATCGTTTATTAGATCGTCGTATTATTCTATCTGAACCATGGCATCTTTCTTACCCTTATCTAATAGAGGCGGAAGGTGAAATATGGATGCTGCCAGAAGCATGGCATAGTGGACAGCTTACCCTTTATCGGGCTGTAGAATTTCCTTATCGTTGGGAAGCCGCTTCTATTATTAACCCCGGTTGTATTCCGATTGATGCCACCCCGGTTTATTATGACGGATTATGGTGGCTATTCTATAGTCCGGCATGGCCTCTAAAATTTAGAAAAACGCGTTTGGAAGTAGCATGGGCAAAAACACTGTCGGGCCCGTGGCATCCGCATCCCCATAACCCTATTCACCGTGGACTTTCAGGTAGTCGTGCCGGAGGCACTCCCTTTATTATGGGAAGCAAGCTGGTGCTGCCGGTTCAAGATTGTACCCAAACTTATGGGAAGGCTATCCGACCGCTCTATTTTGACTGTTTATCCCGCGATAAAGTAGAAACGCGTCTAGGCGCACCTTTGGGGGAACCTTCTGGTTTTCCTTATCCCATTGACGGCGTACATACGCTATCCGCGGCTGGCGAGGTAACCTTGATTGATGTTAAACATCGGGCACGCTCTGCCAAAGGCGCGCTGATTGCTTTGCAATATGAAGTGAGAAAACGTCTTTTTTAA
- the lepA gene encoding translation elongation factor 4, which yields MTPLDHIRNFSIIAHIDHGKSTLADRLIQTTGGLTAREMSEQVLDNMDIEKERGITIKAQTVRLNYTAKDGETYVLNLMDTPGHVDFAYEVSRSLAACEGALLVVDASQGVEAQTLANVYQSIEHDHEIIPVINKIDLPAAEPEKVKQEIEDIIGLPAEDAVLASAKSGIGIEDILEALVKRIPPPKGDINAPLKAMLVDSWYDPYLGVVILVRIIDGSLKKGQQVTFMQAGTTHLIDRVGCFRPKIEILDALGPGEIGFITAQIKEVSQTAVGDTITDTKRPTATALPGFKEVQPVVFCGLFPVDAADFDKLKESLGKLRLNDASFSFEPENSAALGFGFRCGFLGLLHLEIIQERLSREYDLDLITTAPSVVYHLTLTHGGGEMDLHNPADMPDVTKIESIDEPWIEATIYVPDQYLGAILKLCQDRRGIQKNMTYVSGRVQLVYELPLNEVVFDFYDRLKSISRGYASFDYHQTGYQEGDLVKMTIMVNGETVDALSMIVHRQAAEARGRQMCQRMKELIPRHLFKIPIQAAIGGKVIARETIGAMRKDVTAKCYGGDISRKKKLLEKQKEGKKRMRQYGSVDIPQEAFIAALRMGDDG from the coding sequence GTGACTCCACTCGACCATATCCGCAATTTTTCAATTATTGCTCACATTGATCATGGCAAATCCACGCTGGCGGATCGCTTGATTCAGACAACGGGTGGCCTGACCGCTCGCGAAATGTCGGAACAAGTGCTCGATAATATGGATATCGAGAAGGAAAGGGGCATCACCATTAAGGCGCAAACTGTGCGGCTTAATTATACAGCAAAAGATGGGGAAACTTACGTCCTTAATTTGATGGATACCCCGGGGCATGTCGATTTTGCTTATGAGGTCAGCCGTTCTCTTGCTGCCTGTGAAGGGGCTTTACTGGTTGTCGATGCTTCACAAGGGGTCGAGGCGCAAACACTGGCTAATGTCTATCAGTCGATAGAACATGATCATGAAATTATTCCGGTTATCAATAAAATTGACTTACCCGCTGCTGAACCTGAAAAAGTTAAGCAGGAAATAGAAGATATTATTGGCCTTCCTGCCGAAGATGCCGTGTTGGCTTCTGCTAAATCGGGTATTGGTATTGAGGATATTCTGGAAGCCTTGGTAAAACGGATTCCGCCTCCAAAAGGGGATATTAATGCGCCCTTAAAAGCCATGCTGGTCGATAGTTGGTATGATCCATATCTGGGTGTTGTCATTTTGGTGCGGATCATTGATGGTTCGTTAAAAAAAGGCCAACAAGTTACCTTCATGCAGGCTGGAACGACCCATCTTATTGATCGGGTAGGATGCTTTCGTCCTAAAATTGAAATATTGGATGCTTTAGGGCCAGGGGAAATCGGCTTTATTACCGCCCAAATTAAAGAAGTTAGTCAGACCGCTGTCGGGGATACTATTACCGATACTAAACGGCCAACTGCGACAGCCCTTCCTGGTTTTAAAGAAGTCCAGCCCGTTGTTTTTTGCGGTTTATTTCCCGTAGATGCCGCCGATTTTGACAAGCTGAAAGAGTCACTGGGCAAATTACGCTTGAATGATGCCTCTTTCTCCTTTGAACCAGAAAATTCTGCTGCCCTTGGCTTTGGTTTTCGTTGTGGTTTTCTGGGTTTGTTGCATCTTGAAATTATTCAAGAGCGTTTATCACGCGAATATGATCTTGATTTAATCACTACAGCCCCTTCTGTGGTTTATCACTTGACCTTGACCCATGGTGGTGGAGAAATGGATCTCCACAATCCGGCCGATATGCCCGATGTTACTAAAATCGAATCCATTGATGAGCCGTGGATTGAAGCGACTATCTATGTGCCGGATCAATATCTTGGGGCTATTTTGAAATTATGTCAGGATCGCCGCGGGATTCAGAAAAATATGACCTATGTCAGCGGTCGCGTCCAGCTAGTCTATGAATTACCGCTCAATGAAGTAGTTTTTGATTTTTATGATCGCTTGAAATCAATAAGCCGTGGTTATGCGAGTTTTGATTATCATCAGACGGGGTATCAAGAAGGTGATCTCGTCAAAATGACGATTATGGTAAATGGTGAAACGGTCGATGCGTTATCTATGATCGTTCATCGACAGGCTGCCGAAGCTCGTGGACGACAGATGTGTCAGCGGATGAAAGAATTAATTCCAAGGCATCTCTTTAAAATTCCGATTCAAGCTGCGATCGGTGGTAAAGTGATCGCGCGTGAAACCATCGGTGCTATGCGAAAAGATGTGACGGCTAAATGTTATGGTGGAGATATTTCGCGTAAGAAGAAACTTTTGGAAAAACAAAAAGAGGGCAAAAAGCGGATGCGGCAATATGGTAGCGTCGATATTCCGCAGGAAGCCTTTATCGCTGCTTTACGAATGGGAGATGACGGTTAA
- a CDS encoding LysR substrate-binding domain-containing protein, with translation MTTYLPTLKQLQYLVSLKDHGHFGRAADACFVTQSTLSAGLRELESLIGVTLVERTRRVVRFTPLGLRISEKAQRVLREAEELSDMARAAGKPLCGELRMGVIPTIAPFLLPRILPDLRQEWPELKLFLREETTNAACDSLHRGHVDCVLLALPYHCGDIASVDLFDDRLYVAFPPGENTNLPDVITPDQIDEKRLLLLEDGHCLKDHALAACNRPELRAEATMMGTSLHTLVQMVDNGLGITLLPKMAIDAGLLENTQIDARPLASQHPSRTISLVWRKGSPCEKEFHLLAETLTKTYQKRFKSLEIASGAA, from the coding sequence ATGACAACCTACCTCCCTACGCTCAAACAATTGCAGTATCTGGTTTCCCTCAAGGATCATGGCCATTTCGGAAGGGCAGCAGATGCCTGTTTCGTCACCCAGTCGACCTTGTCGGCAGGACTGCGTGAGCTTGAGTCTCTGATTGGGGTTACGCTGGTAGAAAGAACACGCCGCGTAGTCCGTTTTACGCCTTTAGGTTTACGTATTTCAGAAAAAGCGCAGCGCGTGCTTCGCGAAGCTGAAGAATTAAGCGATATGGCGCGTGCCGCAGGGAAACCTTTATGCGGCGAATTGCGGATGGGCGTTATTCCTACTATAGCCCCTTTCTTACTACCTCGTATTTTGCCTGATTTGCGCCAGGAATGGCCAGAGCTTAAACTCTTCTTACGAGAAGAGACGACAAATGCGGCCTGCGATTCTCTCCATCGGGGACATGTGGATTGCGTTTTATTAGCGCTTCCTTATCATTGCGGTGATATTGCTTCTGTTGATCTATTTGATGACAGACTCTATGTCGCCTTCCCTCCGGGTGAGAACACCAATCTGCCCGATGTCATTACACCGGATCAAATTGACGAAAAAAGGCTGTTATTGCTCGAAGATGGGCATTGTCTAAAAGACCATGCACTGGCGGCCTGCAACAGACCAGAATTACGGGCTGAAGCAACTATGATGGGTACTTCGCTTCATACACTCGTACAAATGGTTGATAATGGATTAGGCATTACCCTTTTACCTAAAATGGCTATCGATGCGGGATTATTAGAAAATACCCAAATTGATGCACGGCCTTTAGCCTCACAACATCCTTCACGGACAATTTCGCTGGTCTGGCGTAAGGGAAGCCCTTGCGAGAAGGAATTCCATTTACTCGCAGAGACTCTGACTAAAACATATCAGAAACGATTCAAATCTTTGGAAATCGCTAGCGGGGCTGCCTAA
- a CDS encoding metallophosphoesterase — MPKRVQDIDIMDEMVARGHLPILPAGMRLYAIGDMHGRKDHFDVLMQQIIEDNNLRGSPGRQGTHIVGLGDYIDRGMESKALIDFFLHPMPSSFHWHFIGGNHETAMINIFSSSPRKITAETLSDWLSRYGGRETMISYGVEAHVIDKAAENLKSKHVTQNFIDKLLMAWRARIPPSHFEFLFSLPDSLQFGDYFFAHAGIRPGITLNKQKSDDLRRIRGEFLRDKSDHGAVIVHGHSMKPEPQIRSNRIGIDTGAYTPSGRLTVLGLEGGSRWLMASGRPGFIGAEALKQGPLPSISKAFY; from the coding sequence ATGCCCAAACGGGTGCAAGATATCGATATTATGGACGAGATGGTCGCGCGGGGACATTTACCTATCCTACCTGCTGGTATGCGACTTTATGCTATTGGGGATATGCACGGTCGCAAAGATCATTTTGATGTTCTGATGCAACAAATCATCGAAGATAATAATTTGCGCGGCTCCCCGGGGCGCCAAGGTACCCATATCGTCGGTCTTGGGGATTATATTGACCGTGGTATGGAATCAAAGGCGCTTATTGATTTCTTTTTGCACCCGATGCCTTCTTCTTTCCATTGGCATTTTATCGGTGGCAATCATGAAACGGCTATGATCAATATATTTTCTTCGTCGCCTCGGAAAATTACGGCTGAAACGCTATCTGATTGGTTGTCCCGTTATGGTGGACGCGAAACGATGATTAGCTATGGTGTCGAAGCCCATGTTATTGATAAAGCTGCTGAAAATCTGAAATCGAAACATGTCACTCAGAATTTTATCGATAAATTATTAATGGCATGGCGTGCCCGCATTCCGCCTTCTCATTTTGAATTTCTATTTTCTTTACCGGATAGTCTGCAATTTGGTGATTATTTTTTTGCTCATGCCGGTATTCGACCAGGCATTACCTTGAATAAACAAAAAAGTGATGATCTCCGCCGGATTAGAGGTGAGTTTTTACGCGATAAAAGCGATCATGGAGCCGTTATTGTACACGGACATAGTATGAAGCCAGAACCACAAATCCGTTCTAATCGTATTGGTATTGATACGGGTGCTTATACGCCTTCTGGGCGATTAACGGTGTTAGGATTGGAAGGGGGGTCTCGTTGGCTGATGGCCTCAGGTCGTCCCGGATTTATTGGTGCAGAAGCTTTAAAACAGGGGCCACTCCCTTCAATTTCTAAGGCTTTCTACTGA
- the epsC gene encoding serine O-acetyltransferase EpsC, translating into MLNSFISYLESIKMRDPAPRSRWEILLYPGVWALALHRLAHWLYQGELYFLARMINHISRFLTCIDIHPGAKIGRNFFVDHGFVVIGETACIGDNVTLYQCSTLGGTDPTNGVGGKRHPTLRNGVIVGSGAQILGPIEIGANARIGANAVVTRDVNENAVMVGIPARATNEEEVPDKKIDTKKAEFIPYGTPCGDQLDPNLHEIQLMHTEIALLQKKIENFIANQTKTSIPPIGPDKGLQPYSDPDMLSKGNDSAGSSA; encoded by the coding sequence ATGCTAAATTCTTTTATTTCATACCTTGAATCTATCAAAATGCGTGATCCTGCCCCTCGTTCACGCTGGGAGATTTTACTCTATCCTGGCGTATGGGCACTTGCTTTACATCGGCTGGCGCATTGGCTTTATCAGGGAGAGTTATATTTCCTTGCTCGTATGATAAACCATATCTCGCGTTTCTTGACCTGTATTGATATTCATCCCGGGGCCAAAATAGGCCGCAATTTTTTTGTTGATCATGGGTTTGTCGTTATCGGAGAAACCGCTTGTATCGGGGATAACGTTACCCTTTATCAATGCTCTACCCTAGGGGGGACCGATCCGACTAATGGTGTCGGTGGCAAACGTCATCCCACTTTACGTAATGGCGTGATTGTAGGATCAGGGGCCCAGATATTAGGGCCTATCGAAATCGGGGCTAATGCCCGCATTGGTGCTAATGCTGTTGTTACGCGTGATGTAAATGAAAATGCTGTTATGGTGGGCATCCCGGCACGGGCTACTAATGAAGAAGAGGTTCCCGACAAAAAGATTGATACTAAAAAGGCTGAATTTATACCTTATGGAACCCCTTGTGGTGACCAGCTAGATCCTAATTTGCATGAAATACAATTGATGCATACTGAAATAGCTTTGTTACAGAAAAAAATTGAAAATTTTATCGCCAATCAGACTAAGACTTCTATCCCGCCGATTGGGCCTGATAAAGGCTTGCAGCCCTATTCCGATCCCGATATGCTTTCTAAAGGCAATGATAGCGCAGGTTCTTCAGCTTAA
- a CDS encoding DUF3297 family protein, with product MTDTPPDHLSVFPDSEWFDAAPLRRGVGIRFKGHERTDVEEYCVSEGWVRVAAGRSRDRFGRPMTVKLSGEVEAFYQNDNAESEAKKESNQDTTTA from the coding sequence ATGACTGATACGCCTCCTGATCATCTTTCGGTTTTCCCTGACAGTGAATGGTTTGATGCGGCCCCTTTACGGCGTGGTGTTGGTATCCGCTTCAAAGGTCATGAACGCACGGATGTTGAAGAATATTGTGTGTCAGAAGGTTGGGTTCGGGTCGCTGCGGGTCGTAGCCGTGATCGTTTCGGACGGCCTATGACGGTTAAACTATCTGGTGAAGTCGAAGCCTTCTATCAGAATGATAATGCTGAAAGCGAAGCTAAAAAAGAGAGTAATCAGGATACAACCACTGCCTAA